One segment of Coffea arabica cultivar ET-39 chromosome 7c, Coffea Arabica ET-39 HiFi, whole genome shotgun sequence DNA contains the following:
- the LOC113698859 gene encoding transcription factor MYB16: MGRSPCCDKVGLKKGPWTPEEDQKLLAYIEEHGHGSWRALPAKAGLQRCGKSCRLRWTNYLRPDIKRGKFSIQEEQTIIQLHALLGNRWSAIATHLPKRTDNEIKNYWNTHLKKRLAKMGIDPVTHKPKTDAILSNDGQSKHAANLSHMAQWESARLEAEARLVRQSKLRSSSFHNPLASPEFSSPSSPLNKPALVPPGPPRCLDILKAWNGVWTKPNDDQAGTSAGGAAASVTGLAGDLESPTSTLSYSENAPQMSSNGIGDSSTAYIEFVGNSSGSCEGGMMKEEGEEDWKGIDNSMSFTSGLQDMAITVDNTHNSAWTGESLRPSPDSHQHVSGSGNFVERFTDLLLSSSGGGDRSFCEGCGESDNGDASGSAGSGDASHDYLEDNKNYWNSILNLVDSSPSDSPMF; this comes from the exons ATGGGGCGATCTCCATGCTGTGATAAAGTAGGCCTCAAGAAAGGGCCATGGACTCCTGAAGAAGATCAGAAACTGTTGGCTTACATCGAAGAACATGGACATGGAAGCTGGCGTGCCTTGCCTGCCAAAGCTG GCCTTCAAAGATGTGGGAAGAGTTGCAGACTGAGATGGACCAACTACCTCAGACCCGACATTAAGAGAGGAAAATTCAGTATACAAGAGGAACAAACCATCATTCAACTCCATGCTCTCTTAGGCAACAG GTGGTCGGCTATAGCCACTCACTTGCCCAAGAGAACAGACAATGAGATAAAAAACTACTGGAATACGCATCTCAAGAAACGACTGGCCAAAATGGGGATCGATCCAGTCACCCACAAGCCCAAAACGGACGCAATCTTGTCCAACGACGGCCAGTCCAAGCATGCAGCCAACCTCAGCCACATGGCTCAATGGGAAAGCGCCCGCCTAGAAGCCGAAGCCAGATTGGTCAGACAATCAAAGCTACGCTCCAGTTCATTCCACAACCCCCTTGCTTCTCCAGAGTTTTCCTCCCCCTCCAGTCCTCTCAACAAGCCGGCCCTGGTCCCTCCGGGGCCGCCACGCTGTCTCGACATACTCAAGGCGTGGAACGGTGTATGGACCAAGCCCAATGATGATCAAGCCGGTACAAGCGCTGGTGGTGCCGCGGCGTCAGTTACCGGGCTAGCCGGTGACCTGGAGTCCCCCACATCCACACTTAGCTATTCCGAGAACGCACCCCAAATGTCATCCAACGGAATTGGAGATAGTTCCACGGCTTACATCGAGTTCGTGGGGAATTCATCGGGGTCTTGCGAGGGGGGAATGATGAAGGAAGAAGGTGAAGAAGATTGGAAAGGCATTGATAATTCCATGTCGTTCACTTCTGGACTTCAGGACATGGCCATCACTGTGGACAATACTCATAACAGTGCATGGACGGGGGAGTCCCTCAGGCCAAGTCCTGATTCTCATCAACATGTTTCTGGCAGCGGCAATTTTGTGGAGAGATTCACGGACCTCTTGCTTAGTAGTTCCGGTGGCGGCGACCGGAGCTTTTGCGAGGGCTGCGGAGAGTCTGATAACGGTGATGCTAGTGGGAGTGCCGGCTCGGGAGATGCAAGTCATGACTACTTGGAAGATAACAAGAATTACTGGAATAGCAttctaaatttggtggattctTCACCCTCTGATTCGCCTATGTTTTAG